In the genome of Thermodesulfovibrionales bacterium, one region contains:
- a CDS encoding NAD(P)H-dependent oxidoreductase subunit E, which yields MKLDEVSIDGHYREIGDILREGQKKRGLLIHAFQEMQKEYNYLPEEKLRELSLKLEIPLAEVYSTASFYKHFYFKPRGKKIVSVCMGTACHVRGASKVLNRLEEDFKVKAGETTPDMSVTLETVGCVGCCGLAPVVTVNEEVFGDVGTKKVDEIMSTVKK from the coding sequence ATGAAGCTTGACGAGGTAAGTATTGATGGACATTATAGAGAGATTGGAGATATCCTTAGAGAAGGACAGAAGAAGAGAGGCCTTCTTATCCACGCCTTCCAGGAGATGCAAAAGGAATACAATTATCTTCCAGAGGAAAAACTCAGGGAACTGTCACTTAAGCTCGAAATACCTCTGGCTGAGGTTTACAGCACGGCATCATTCTACAAGCATTTTTACTTCAAGCCCCGGGGCAAAAAGATCGTGAGCGTCTGCATGGGCACGGCATGTCACGTAAGGGGCGCTTCGAAGGTGCTTAATAGACTCGAAGAGGATTTCAAGGTGAAGGCTGGAGAGACGACTCCTGACATGTCCGTGACTCTCGAAACTGTCGGCTGTGTCGGATGCTGCGGTCTCGCACCCGTCGTCACGGTAAATGAAGAGGTTTTCGGTGATGTCGGCACAAAGAAGGTCGATGAGATTATGTCGACGGTAAAAAAATAA
- a CDS encoding NADH-ubiquinone oxidoreductase-F iron-sulfur binding region domain-containing protein encodes MVRLKNIDDLRTLRVKLSSEVFPQGKDRARVCCGTACTASGSARVIDALVGEARKRGVDVEIIKTGCQGMCQRGPIMKVEPHEIFYERVRPEQVPPLIDHTFLSGTPYRQALYREDILSEPTTEMLDLPFYKKQVRIALRNNVKIDPTNIYHYIAVGGYAGIEKALSSMTPDDVLHEVDHAILRGRGGAGFPAGKKWHHTKSAPGKIKFVIANGDEGDPGAFMDRSIMEGDPHSLFEGMLLCAYAIGAQYGFVYVRHEYPLAVKNLKHAIKQAEELGLLGKNILGTDFSFHLDVREGAGAFVCGESTSLVASIEGERGFPRPRPPRLSEPGGGVWGYPSNLNNIETYACVAPIIEKGAEWFRSIGTKTSPGTKVFALTGKVKNTGLVEVPMGMTLREIIFDIGGGILHDKAIKAVQTGGPSGGCIPAHLLDLPADFDSLTKAGSMMGSGGMVVMDEETCMVDVAKYFLSFSLSESCGKCPPCRLGTYQMFQILERITQGKGQDGDLQRLYNMGKQIQRGSLCGLGQSAPNPVLSTIKYFRDEYEEHIYGKYCRANVCGGMGVFTINSAECFSCGLCKAACAYGAVKETRSRYFIDQDACAKCKACYAACPIGAVKIRKQSIVRLEEQFRVPIDKIEILERRAKMTLRDLIAAKPMKIVTCNTSCIVADAVTIMDGNNVGSILVYDENKKLAGIFTERDIMHCFAKNVSFKEETMEKVMSRDPVILDASTDISVAVTVMSEKKIRHLPVLEGGKIIGMVSYRDLVSYLLPEVIYMAEDIY; translated from the coding sequence ATGGTGAGATTGAAAAATATAGACGATCTGAGAACGTTGAGGGTTAAACTCTCGTCAGAGGTCTTTCCGCAGGGCAAAGACAGGGCGAGGGTCTGCTGCGGTACCGCCTGCACCGCATCCGGCTCCGCAAGGGTCATTGATGCGCTGGTGGGCGAAGCAAGGAAGAGGGGAGTCGATGTCGAAATTATAAAGACGGGCTGCCAGGGCATGTGCCAGAGGGGCCCTATCATGAAAGTCGAGCCCCATGAAATCTTCTACGAGAGGGTAAGGCCAGAGCAGGTTCCCCCTCTCATAGACCATACCTTTTTGAGCGGAACGCCTTACCGGCAGGCTCTATACCGTGAAGATATCTTGAGTGAGCCGACGACGGAGATGCTTGACCTCCCCTTTTATAAGAAACAGGTGAGGATCGCCTTGAGGAATAATGTCAAGATTGACCCCACGAATATTTACCATTACATAGCGGTCGGAGGATATGCCGGCATCGAGAAGGCCCTGTCCTCCATGACTCCTGATGATGTGCTCCACGAAGTTGACCATGCGATCCTGAGAGGAAGAGGAGGCGCAGGGTTCCCGGCCGGAAAGAAGTGGCATCACACAAAGAGCGCACCGGGCAAGATCAAATTCGTCATTGCCAACGGCGATGAGGGAGATCCCGGTGCATTCATGGACAGATCGATCATGGAAGGCGATCCCCACAGTCTCTTTGAAGGGATGCTCCTGTGCGCTTACGCAATAGGGGCTCAATATGGTTTCGTGTACGTGAGGCACGAATATCCCCTCGCGGTGAAGAACCTCAAGCACGCGATAAAACAGGCAGAGGAGCTCGGCCTCCTCGGCAAAAATATCCTCGGAACGGACTTCAGTTTCCATCTGGACGTTAGGGAGGGTGCAGGAGCCTTTGTCTGCGGTGAGTCAACGTCTCTCGTAGCTTCTATTGAGGGCGAAAGGGGTTTTCCGAGGCCCCGTCCGCCGAGGCTCTCGGAACCGGGGGGTGGCGTCTGGGGGTATCCGAGTAATCTGAACAACATAGAAACTTACGCCTGTGTGGCGCCGATCATCGAAAAAGGCGCCGAATGGTTCAGGAGCATCGGCACGAAGACTTCGCCCGGCACCAAGGTCTTTGCGCTCACCGGGAAGGTGAAGAATACGGGACTCGTGGAGGTCCCCATGGGCATGACCCTGAGGGAAATCATCTTCGACATCGGCGGTGGAATACTGCATGATAAGGCGATCAAGGCCGTCCAGACAGGCGGACCATCGGGCGGTTGCATACCGGCACATTTGCTTGACCTGCCGGCAGACTTTGATTCGCTCACAAAGGCAGGATCGATGATGGGATCGGGCGGCATGGTAGTGATGGACGAGGAGACCTGCATGGTTGATGTGGCAAAATACTTTCTCTCCTTTTCCCTGTCGGAGTCCTGCGGGAAGTGTCCTCCCTGCAGGCTCGGGACCTATCAGATGTTCCAGATCCTCGAAAGGATCACTCAGGGGAAGGGTCAGGACGGCGACCTCCAAAGGCTCTATAACATGGGGAAACAGATCCAGAGGGGATCGCTCTGCGGTCTGGGACAGAGTGCTCCGAATCCCGTGCTCAGCACCATTAAGTATTTCAGGGACGAATACGAGGAGCACATCTATGGCAAATACTGCAGGGCTAACGTCTGCGGCGGCATGGGGGTCTTTACGATCAATTCTGCCGAGTGCTTCAGCTGCGGACTCTGCAAGGCCGCTTGCGCCTATGGGGCCGTCAAGGAGACAAGGAGCAGGTATTTCATAGATCAGGATGCCTGCGCGAAGTGCAAGGCGTGTTACGCCGCCTGCCCGATCGGTGCCGTAAAGATACGGAAACAGAGCATAGTCCGGCTTGAGGAGCAGTTCCGGGTACCGATAGATAAGATTGAGATTCTTGAAAGGAGAGCAAAGATGACATTACGAGACCTTATTGCGGCCAAGCCGATGAAGATCGTGACGTGCAACACATCGTGTATCGTGGCCGACGCGGTGACGATCATGGACGGGAACAACGTCGGTTCCATACTCGTCTATGATGAGAACAAGAAGCTCGCAGGCATCTTTACCGAGAGAGATATCATGCACTGTTTTGCGAAGAACGTCTCATTTAAGGAAGAGACAATGGAGAAGGTCATGAGTCGTGATCCTGTGATCCTCGATGCCTCGACGGACATCAGCGTGGCTGTTACGGTCATGTCTGAGAAGAAGATCAGACATCTGCCCGTCCTTGAAGGCGGGAAGATAATCGGCATGGTCTCATACAGGGACCTCGTATCATATCTGCTGCCTGAAGTGATTTACATGGCAGAAGATATCTATTAG
- a CDS encoding NADH-ubiquinone oxidoreductase-F iron-sulfur binding region domain-containing protein has product MTGESITEMKELKVEEIKALAEEKGCPVQKALYYITEFLSGPMCSRCFPCSFGSYEARMRLEKIANGRGEEADLRTLRRVAEDMLVSSMCKKGKDTARFIIDWMETDVFREHVDGICPAKDCTALIEYRVIPERCTSCGLCLDACSYHAILGEKSKPFLSGYVPFEIRQKRCMKCDACRKVCPTEAILIAGAKKKELAGV; this is encoded by the coding sequence ATGACCGGTGAGAGCATCACAGAAATGAAAGAGCTGAAGGTTGAGGAGATCAAGGCACTGGCCGAGGAGAAGGGCTGTCCCGTCCAGAAGGCCCTCTATTATATCACCGAGTTTCTGTCAGGGCCTATGTGCAGCAGGTGCTTCCCCTGCTCCTTTGGCAGCTATGAGGCGCGGATGAGGCTCGAGAAGATTGCGAATGGTCGGGGAGAGGAGGCAGACCTCCGGACCCTCCGGAGGGTTGCCGAAGATATGCTCGTGTCGTCGATGTGCAAGAAGGGAAAGGACACCGCGAGGTTTATCATCGACTGGATGGAGACCGATGTGTTCCGCGAACATGTCGACGGGATTTGTCCCGCGAAGGATTGCACGGCCCTTATCGAATACCGTGTCATACCTGAACGATGCACGTCATGCGGTCTCTGCCTCGACGCCTGCTCGTACCATGCAATCCTCGGCGAAAAGAGCAAGCCCTTTTTGAGCGGCTATGTACCCTTCGAGATACGGCAGAAGCGATGTATGAAGTGCGACGCCTGCCGGAAGGTCTGTCCTACAGAAGCGATACTCATTGCCGGCGCAAAGAAAAAGGAGCTAGCAGGTGTATAG
- a CDS encoding molybdopterin-dependent oxidoreductase, with product MAKTVKLKIDGKEIQASEGMNLIDAAEVAGIHIPNLCYLKGMKGIGACRLCMVEVEGLKAPMIACTTKVKEGMHVKTKTDQVLETRKFVIDLILSMHPLDCMTCTKAGVCNLQNYAYDFEIQESSFTRKKFGFAPDNANPFIKLDPDYCVLCGRCVRVCKNQGTNVLEFMGRGVGSKVTTAGDKPLDKSDCTFCGSCVDVCPVNAILEADRWRRGRNWDYDEIESTCLLCGNACDIRVSTKDGRVMRIGAKTLEGSAEKYICAYGRFGFDSIEADTRVTAPLKRVGGELRETSWEDALDIVAKALKEAGSNSGFLTTGGILNEDVLTLRTLASEAVKTENIDSTVSLYGNAETLLSDNVDPDTADLLVLVDLAPNQWTRVLPALDAIIRRRINAGAKLITIHDSETKTSSVAEVDLPGDCAETLRSLAKALIDKGIPADKNLASAVSQATLTEAVDKAASIYAEAKSVSVLTSPAMYKAAANLALLKGSVVSVPAEANAKGVLLMGVKGDGKTYSDMAIGGLELLYTVGEVPLKTKPSVGLLVVQSSHLTELARQADVVLPSAAYLEADGSIVDYLGRMRRVVKAVEPAGGAKPHRAIFAEIAKAMGADVKEAGENNAKKFAKMKPKVSLNPFTRTDGLHVKVDEIIESMNAPVIDGSRLLWLKESAHTMMAASGV from the coding sequence ATGGCAAAGACAGTAAAACTGAAAATAGACGGCAAGGAGATTCAGGCGTCAGAGGGCATGAACCTCATCGATGCCGCTGAAGTGGCCGGCATTCATATACCGAATCTCTGTTACCTGAAAGGGATGAAGGGGATCGGCGCATGCAGGCTCTGTATGGTAGAGGTTGAGGGACTGAAGGCGCCGATGATCGCCTGCACGACAAAGGTGAAGGAAGGTATGCATGTCAAGACGAAGACCGATCAGGTGTTGGAGACGCGGAAATTCGTCATTGACCTCATCCTCTCCATGCATCCCCTCGATTGCATGACCTGCACGAAGGCCGGGGTATGCAACCTCCAGAACTATGCCTATGATTTTGAGATACAAGAGTCGAGCTTCACGAGAAAGAAGTTCGGCTTTGCTCCGGACAACGCAAATCCCTTTATAAAACTCGATCCTGATTACTGTGTCCTCTGCGGAAGGTGCGTGAGGGTCTGCAAGAACCAGGGCACGAACGTTCTCGAATTCATGGGAAGGGGTGTGGGCTCGAAAGTTACGACAGCCGGAGACAAACCTCTCGATAAATCGGACTGTACCTTCTGCGGCAGTTGCGTTGACGTCTGTCCTGTGAACGCAATCCTCGAGGCAGACCGGTGGCGCAGGGGGAGGAACTGGGACTATGACGAGATCGAGTCGACATGCCTTCTTTGCGGCAATGCCTGTGATATTAGGGTGAGCACAAAGGACGGCAGGGTGATGAGAATCGGTGCAAAAACCCTGGAAGGTTCCGCGGAAAAGTATATCTGCGCCTATGGCAGATTCGGGTTCGACTCCATAGAGGCCGACACAAGGGTGACGGCCCCTCTCAAACGTGTAGGCGGCGAACTCAGGGAGACGTCCTGGGAAGATGCCCTGGATATTGTTGCTAAGGCGTTAAAAGAGGCGGGCAGCAATTCAGGGTTCCTTACGACGGGAGGGATCCTCAACGAGGATGTCCTTACCTTAAGAACGCTTGCCTCTGAGGCGGTGAAGACCGAAAACATCGACAGCACCGTGAGCCTTTATGGTAACGCAGAGACACTGCTCTCGGATAACGTAGATCCCGATACTGCGGATCTCCTTGTCCTTGTTGATCTCGCTCCGAATCAATGGACACGCGTATTACCCGCCCTTGACGCGATCATAAGGAGACGGATCAATGCGGGCGCAAAGCTCATCACGATTCATGATTCTGAGACAAAGACTTCCTCCGTTGCGGAAGTCGACCTTCCCGGAGACTGTGCCGAGACATTGAGGAGTCTCGCAAAAGCGCTTATCGACAAGGGTATACCTGCAGACAAAAATCTCGCATCGGCCGTTTCCCAGGCAACACTTACTGAAGCCGTCGACAAGGCGGCTTCGATCTATGCTGAGGCGAAGAGTGTGTCCGTCCTGACATCTCCGGCGATGTATAAAGCAGCAGCCAATCTGGCCCTCCTGAAGGGTTCTGTGGTCTCCGTTCCTGCCGAGGCCAATGCGAAGGGTGTCCTTCTCATGGGAGTCAAGGGCGACGGCAAGACCTATTCGGACATGGCCATTGGGGGATTGGAACTCCTCTATACAGTAGGCGAAGTGCCCCTGAAAACGAAACCTTCAGTCGGTCTTCTCGTAGTACAGAGCTCCCATCTCACAGAACTCGCCAGGCAGGCGGACGTGGTGTTACCCTCTGCAGCATACCTCGAAGCGGATGGCTCCATCGTCGATTATTTGGGAAGGATGCGGCGAGTCGTCAAAGCCGTTGAGCCAGCAGGCGGTGCCAAACCGCACAGGGCAATATTTGCTGAGATCGCAAAGGCCATGGGGGCAGACGTGAAGGAGGCAGGGGAGAACAATGCGAAGAAATTCGCAAAGATGAAGCCGAAGGTCTCCCTCAATCCCTTCACACGCACTGATGGGCTTCACGTGAAGGTTGATG